The following is a genomic window from Citrifermentans bemidjiense Bem.
GACCTGGCAGGGGTTTACCAGGCGCAGGTCGGAGAGCCCCATGTTCTTCATAGCCCTGCAGACCATGCCTATATTACCGGGACTCTGGGTCCCCACCAAAACGACGGATACTCTTTGCTTCAAATCCATGCAGAACCTTTGTCAGTGGGAATTGTTAAAACTGGGAAGGCGAACACCAGGAGCTGCATTAGACCACAAGAGGGCGGGGTTTTCAACTGCAGAGTCAAAGGCTAAAACCATTGGCAAGGAGGACGTCTGAGGAAATCTGAGAAATCAAAACTGGAGAGAATCATTTTTTGCTTTTCTCGGATTCCTACTCCGTGTCTCCGTGGCTAAGGGTTTTGGAGGTTCCGGAGTTTCATCCTTCTCAGCCTGGCTCTTGCGGGGCGCTGGCGCCACCAGTGAGCGACAAAATGGCTGATCCAGAAACAAAAGACGATGGTGCCCAAGGCGAGGAGCAGGTACGGCTCGTAACGCCCGACATCTTCGATGAAGAGGCCGGCGGCTTTTCCGAACAAGTACCCCGCCATGGAGAAGACGATGGACCAACTGAGCGCGGATGCCAGGTTAAGGTACAAGAAGGACCGGGAGGGGAATGGCGTCATGCCGAGGATGATGGGAAGCACAATTCTGAAACCGTAGGTGTAGCGGGAGATGAAGGCGACGAAGGTGCCGTAACGCTCGATCAGCTTCAGGGCTTTTCTGAATTTCTTGGCTATGGAGGAGAAGAACTTGAGGAGGAAGGGGCCTTTGCGGCGCCCGACATGGAAGTAGAACTGGTCGCCCAAAAAGGACCCGGCAAGGGCGGAGAGCATCACCAGATATATGTTGAGGTACCCCCCGAAGGCGAGGAACCCGGCGAAGATGAGTATCGCCTCCCCTTCGAGGAAGGTCCCCAGAAAGAGCACCCAGTACCCGTGCACCTGCAGGTATTCCTTGAAAAATTCATGCACCGCCGCTCCGTACTACTGTGAGATGGAAGCCGCCCGCCACGCGGGCACAGTTTGAGAGTATAACAAACCCCTCGCCCGGGTCAGTCGCTTCCGCTTCGTTTATCTCACTTGCGGTACACGGGGTTCGCTCCCCTCACCTCTACGGCCGGGCCGTCCTCAAGCTCTTCCAGGTGGCCGCTGTCGTCCTCGTAATCGTTCTCGCCGACAGCCCAGGCGTAAAACTTCTGAGAATCGATCAGCACCGGCTTTTCAGGGATGCCGTACACCCGGTTCTGCATCCCCTCGTCGAAGAGGCCGACGCAGCCATGGGAGGCGGGCTTGCCGGGGAGGTCCCTGGCGTGGATCCAATAGGAGACGTTGTCGGCACCGATGTGGAAACGCATGGCGTTGTCCATCGGGTACTGCGCCGAGCCGTCTTCGGTCTGGTAGAGCGAGGAGGTGTGCTGCCGATCCCGCGCATCGATGCGGTAGAGGCCGACGGGGGTTTCGTGGCCGGTCGCGCCGGTTGCGGCGGGACCGGAGAATTTGAGCTTCCCGTTCTCGTAGGCTCCCATCCACTGCTCGGTCAGGTCGATGAGGATGTATTTTTCGTAACGCTTAGCCTCTTCGTATTGGGCAGGAAGCGGACAGTAGTT
Proteins encoded in this region:
- a CDS encoding DedA family protein; translation: MHEFFKEYLQVHGYWVLFLGTFLEGEAILIFAGFLAFGGYLNIYLVMLSALAGSFLGDQFYFHVGRRKGPFLLKFFSSIAKKFRKALKLIERYGTFVAFISRYTYGFRIVLPIILGMTPFPSRSFLYLNLASALSWSIVFSMAGYLFGKAAGLFIEDVGRYEPYLLLALGTIVFCFWISHFVAHWWRQRPARARLRRMKLRNLQNP
- a CDS encoding L,D-transpeptidase family protein codes for the protein MFRKILFFVVVAVAFSIVVYKPCATSEPSATPGDPAKEDLTRVEYPSLANVPWKGHFIKPNETLESLFGADWPTVARFNRIDRRHVYPGMTIKVPTDLAAAKNYCPLPAQYEEAKRYEKYILIDLTEQWMGAYENGKLKFSGPAATGATGHETPVGLYRIDARDRQHTSSLYQTEDGSAQYPMDNAMRFHIGADNVSYWIHARDLPGKPASHGCVGLFDEGMQNRVYGIPEKPVLIDSQKFYAWAVGENDYEDDSGHLEELEDGPAVEVRGANPVYRK